The proteins below are encoded in one region of Rhododendron vialii isolate Sample 1 chromosome 7a, ASM3025357v1:
- the LOC131334744 gene encoding F-box protein At3g07870-like, whose amino-acid sequence MKLETKLKIPLRNAELAMNNEGDANVSSNSKGGVKRKRCIKLRPKDHKLNLVNSCNGFLCLSEPSRNDPVVVCNPITGEFINLPIPTQADEKTRRVSDCGLGFSPKTNHYKVIKIFHLQEWVYEQVRDPITGRENYSRRVAEIHTLGTDSWKRIGCAPSSMYGYKLEFPSYLYGALHWILKDYNISEYIASFNFDKEIFQPVPPPPLRRGIISWEKMENISLGVLRDMLCICDHDSHVFKINIWVMKNYGVQESWTKAFRIDATTKQSRWLRGVYVPISYLRSGAILFFHRLANAVVYYKAKGRFLKFLKVQGVKSKYEAIAYTPSFISINDAVMGDNLATLNVASRCAGLKLQGETKALFLREEDEDMDSDFDLSSDLDSSTTD is encoded by the coding sequence ATGAAGCTTGAAACCAAGTTAAAGATCCCACTGCGCAACGCAGAACTGGCGATGAACAATGAAGGTGATGCGAATGTTAGTAGTAACTCTAAAGGTGGGGTTAAACGAAAGCGGTGCATCAAGCTGAGGCCCAAAGATCACAAGCTCAATTTGGTGAATTCTTGCAATGGGTTTCTTTGTTTGTCTGAGCCATCACGGAATGATCCTGTTGTCGTGTGTAACCCTATCACTGGCGAGTTCATAAACCTTCCAATTCCTACACAAGCTGATGAGAAAACTAGACGTGTTAGTGACTGTGGTTTGGGATTCAGTCCAAAGACAAATCACTACAAGGTGATTAAAATTTTTCATCTACAGGAATGGGTTTACGAACAGGTTCGTGATCCCATTACAGGCAGGGAAAATTATAGCAGAAGGGTGGCTGAGATACATACATTAGGAACGGACTCGTGGAAAAGGATTGGGTGTGCACCTTCATCAATGTATGGCTATAAGCTCGAATTCCCCTCATATCTTTATGGTGCTCTTCATTGGATTCTTAAGGACTACAATATCTCTGAATATATAGCTTCTTTCAACTTTGACAAGGAAATATTCCAACCAGTTCCACCACCTCCACTGAGACGTGGTATCATTAGCTGGGAGAAGATGGAGAACATTTCGTTGGGGGTATTGAGAGACATGCTTTGCATATGTGACCATGATTctcatgtttttaaaatcaataTATGGGTGATGAAAAACTATGGTGTCCAAGAATCTTGGACAAAAGCGTTTCGTATAGATGCCACGACTAAGCAGTCGAGGTGGCTTCGGGGCGTGTACGTACCAATAAGTTACTTGAGAAGTGGAGCTATCCTGTTTTTTCATCGTCTGGCCAATGCTGTGGTTTATTACAAGGCCAAAGGGCGGTTCCTCAAGTTTCTAAAGGTTCAAGGGGTTAAATCTAAATATGAAGCAATTGCTTATACTCCCAGCTTCATCTCCATCAATGACGCAGTGATGGGAGACAATCTGGCCACATTGAATGTCGCATCAAG
- the LOC131334743 gene encoding F-box/kelch-repeat protein At3g06240-like isoform X1, producing the protein MKRGRNPRAFNAHEVDKELDELKKHGKLYLGPSMADLPRPLSLCILLRLPTKRLLVCRCVCKTWRNIISDPQFAKLHFSKAEAFPLVRSLSPTHISRNLYLVEPPEHSSGFDLRDCCDCYGYSSSECHFHMKLETKLKIPLRNEELAMNSEGDVNVSGNSKGGVKRKRCIKLRPKDHKLNLVNSCNGFLCLSEPSRNDPVVVCNPITGEFINLPVLTSADESFSRKFWDCGLGFSPKTNQYKVIRMFDQQEQVNERIRDPITGRESFSPRVAEIHTLGTESWKRIGCAPSSTYGYKLEFPSYLNGALHWLVMDYNSSEYITSFNFDKEIFQPIPPPPLERGMIGWEWETMKDIALGALKDRLCICHHDYVSFEIEVWVMKKYGVRKSWKNVFRIDTTTKESRWLHGVYEPISYLRNGSILFFHRFANAVVYYNAKGRFSSLKFLKIRGVKSKYEAIAYTPSFISLNNAVIGDNLATLNVASRCAGMKLQGETKALFLREEDEDWDSDFD; encoded by the exons atgaaaagaggaagaaacCCGAGGGCTTTCAATGCACATGAAGTTGACAAAGAATTGGATGAACTCAAAAAACATGGAAAACTGTATTTGGGTCCGTCCATGGCAGACCTCCCAAGGCCTCTCTCCTTGTGTATTCTGCTAAGACTCCCTACAAAGAGACTACTAGTATGCAGATGTGTTTGTAAGACTTGGCGAAATATAATATCTGACCCTCAATTTGCAAAACTCCACTTTTCGAAGGCAGAGGCGTTTCCTCTTGTCCGATCTTTATCCCCTACCCACATATCAAGAAACCTTTACTTGGTTGAGCCACCTGAACACAGCTCTGGTTTTGATCTGCGTGACTGCTGTGATTGTTATGGATATTCTTCGTCCGAGTGCCATTTTCACATGAAGCTTGAAACCAAGTTAAAGATCCCACTTCGAAATGAGGAACTAGCGATGAACAGTGAAGGGGATGTGAATGTGAGTGGTAACTCTAAAGGTGGGGTTAAACGAAAGCGGTGCATCAAGTTGAGGCCCAAGGATCACAAGCTCAATTTGGTGAATTCTTGCAATGGGTTTCTTTGTTTGTCTGAGCCATCAAGGAATGATCCTGTTGTCGTGTGCAACCCAATCACTGGGGAGTTTATAAACCTTCCGGTCCTTACATCAGCAGATGAGAGTTTTTCTAGAAAGTTTTGGGATTGTGGTTTAGGATTCAGTCCAAAGACAAATCAGTACAAGGTGATTAGGATGTTTGATCAACAAGAACAGGTCAATGAACGTATTCGTGATCCCATTACAGGCAGGGAAAGTTTTAGTCCAAGGGTGGCTGAGATACATACATTGGGAACGGAGTCATGGAAAAGAATTGGGTGCGCACCTTCATCAACGTACGGATATAAGCTCGAATTCCCCTCTTATCTTAATGGTGCTCTTCATTGGCTTGTTATGGACTACAATAGCTCTGAATATATAACTTCTTTCAATTTTGACAAGGAGATATTCCAACCaattccaccacctccactcGAACGTGGCATGATTGGCTGGGAGTGGGAGACTATGAAGGACATTGCGTTGGGTGCATTGAAAGACAGGCTTTGCATATGTCATCATGATTatgtttcttttgaaattgaGGTATGGGTGATGAAAAAATATGGTGTCCGAAAATCttggaaaaatgtgtttcgTATTGATACCACAACTAAGGAGTCAAGGTGGCTTCATGGCGTGTATGAACCGATAAGTTACTTGAGAAACGGATCTATCCTGTTTTTTCATCGTTTTGCCAATGCTGTGGTTTATTATAATGCCAAAGGGCGGTTCAGTTCTCTCAAGTTTCTGAAGATTCGTGGGGTTAAATCTAAATATGAAGCAATTGCTTATACTCCAAGCTTCATCTCACTCAATAATGCAGTGATAGGAGATAATCTGGCCACGTTGAATGTCGCGTCAAG GTGTGCAGGAATGAAACTGCAGGGCGAGACCAAAGCTCTTTTCTTAAGAGAGGAAGATGAAGATTGGGATTCGGATTTTGATTAG
- the LOC131334743 gene encoding F-box/kelch-repeat protein At3g06240-like isoform X2, with protein sequence MQYLQPGFFFGRESMKRGRNPRAFNAHEVDKELDELKKHGKLYLGPSMADLPRPLSLCILLRLPTKRLLVCRCVCKTWRNIISDPQFAKLHFSKAEAFPLVRSLSPTHISRNLYLVEPPEHSSGFDLRDCCDCYGYSSSECHFHMKLETKLKIPLRNEELAMNSEGDVNVSGNSKGGVKRKRCIKLRPKDHKLNLVNSCNGFLCLSEPSRNDPVVVCNPITGEFINLPVLTSADESFSRKFWDCGLGFSPKTNQYKVIRMFDQQEQVNERIRDPITGRESFSPRVAEIHTLGTESWKRIGCAPSSTYGYKLEFPSYLNGALHWLVMDYNSSEYITSFNFDKEIFQPIPPPPLERGMIGWEWETMKDIALGALKDRLCICHHDYVSFEIEVWVMKKYGVRKSWKNVFRIDTTTKESRWLHGVYEPISYLRNGSILFFHRFANAVVYYNAKGRFSSLKFLKIRGVKSKYEAIAYTPSFISLNNAVIGDNLATLNVASRCAGMKLQGETKALFLREEDEDWDSDFD encoded by the exons ATGCAATACCTTCAaccagggtttttttttggcagagAATCCatgaaaagaggaagaaacCCGAGGGCTTTCAATGCACATGAAGTTGACAAAGAATTGGATGAACTCAAAAAACATGGAAAACTGTATTTGGGTCCGTCCATGGCAGACCTCCCAAGGCCTCTCTCCTTGTGTATTCTGCTAAGACTCCCTACAAAGAGACTACTAGTATGCAGATGTGTTTGTAAGACTTGGCGAAATATAATATCTGACCCTCAATTTGCAAAACTCCACTTTTCGAAGGCAGAGGCGTTTCCTCTTGTCCGATCTTTATCCCCTACCCACATATCAAGAAACCTTTACTTGGTTGAGCCACCTGAACACAGCTCTGGTTTTGATCTGCGTGACTGCTGTGATTGTTATGGATATTCTTCGTCCGAGTGCCATTTTCACATGAAGCTTGAAACCAAGTTAAAGATCCCACTTCGAAATGAGGAACTAGCGATGAACAGTGAAGGGGATGTGAATGTGAGTGGTAACTCTAAAGGTGGGGTTAAACGAAAGCGGTGCATCAAGTTGAGGCCCAAGGATCACAAGCTCAATTTGGTGAATTCTTGCAATGGGTTTCTTTGTTTGTCTGAGCCATCAAGGAATGATCCTGTTGTCGTGTGCAACCCAATCACTGGGGAGTTTATAAACCTTCCGGTCCTTACATCAGCAGATGAGAGTTTTTCTAGAAAGTTTTGGGATTGTGGTTTAGGATTCAGTCCAAAGACAAATCAGTACAAGGTGATTAGGATGTTTGATCAACAAGAACAGGTCAATGAACGTATTCGTGATCCCATTACAGGCAGGGAAAGTTTTAGTCCAAGGGTGGCTGAGATACATACATTGGGAACGGAGTCATGGAAAAGAATTGGGTGCGCACCTTCATCAACGTACGGATATAAGCTCGAATTCCCCTCTTATCTTAATGGTGCTCTTCATTGGCTTGTTATGGACTACAATAGCTCTGAATATATAACTTCTTTCAATTTTGACAAGGAGATATTCCAACCaattccaccacctccactcGAACGTGGCATGATTGGCTGGGAGTGGGAGACTATGAAGGACATTGCGTTGGGTGCATTGAAAGACAGGCTTTGCATATGTCATCATGATTatgtttcttttgaaattgaGGTATGGGTGATGAAAAAATATGGTGTCCGAAAATCttggaaaaatgtgtttcgTATTGATACCACAACTAAGGAGTCAAGGTGGCTTCATGGCGTGTATGAACCGATAAGTTACTTGAGAAACGGATCTATCCTGTTTTTTCATCGTTTTGCCAATGCTGTGGTTTATTATAATGCCAAAGGGCGGTTCAGTTCTCTCAAGTTTCTGAAGATTCGTGGGGTTAAATCTAAATATGAAGCAATTGCTTATACTCCAAGCTTCATCTCACTCAATAATGCAGTGATAGGAGATAATCTGGCCACGTTGAATGTCGCGTCAAG GTGTGCAGGAATGAAACTGCAGGGCGAGACCAAAGCTCTTTTCTTAAGAGAGGAAGATGAAGATTGGGATTCGGATTTTGATTAG
- the LOC131334746 gene encoding annexin D4-like → MALSNSNSNANALPVASNEIEALTKALSGFGVDEKSMVSILGKWHPEQKKSFRKGTQFFVQDERLFERWIDRHVEQLKHEFLRLKSAVVLWTMHPWERDARLMRDAVIDGPKSYNVVIEIACTRSSEELLGARRAYHALFDRSVEEDIAYNADGVERNLLVALVSSYRYEGPRVHEDTAKSEAKTLVSAIKNALKKNPMEDEVVVRILSTRSKLHLKSVFKHYKDISGKTLDEDVVAPSSLKHTVQCLSTPHTYFIKVLDAAMNSGADENTKEGLTRVIVTRADVDMRVITEEYHKQNGVALNQKIEQIAKGSFKDFLLTLLARGGPIQLKK, encoded by the exons ATGGCTCTgtcaaactcaaactcaaacgCAAATGCGTTACCGGTAGCTTCTAATGAGATTGAAGCCCTTACCAAGGCTTTATCAG gttttggagtggatgagaagtcaatggtatCAATACTGGGGAAATGGCATCCTGAACAGAAGAAATCCTTCAGGAAGGGAACCCAATTTTTCGTACAAGATGAACGTCTTTTCGAGAGGTGGATTGACCGACACGTGGAACAGCTCAAACACGAATTTCTACGGCTTAAG AGTGCTGTGGTGCTATGGACAATGCACCCGTGGGAAAGAGATGCGCGTTTGATGAGAGACGCCGTGATCGACGGTCCGAAGTCATACAACGTGGTGATAGAAATAGCCTGCACTCGATCTTCGGAAGAGCTTTTGGGAGCAAGAAGAGCTTACCATGCCCTCTTCGACCGCTCCGTCGAGGAAGACATTGCATATAACGCCGATGGCGTTGAACGGAAT TTATTGGTAGCACTGGTCAGTTCGTATCGCTACGAAGGTCCGAGGGTTCACGAGGACACCGCGAAATCGGAGGCCAAGACTCTAGTTTCTGCCATTAAAAATGCTCTGAAGAAGAATCCAATGGAAGATGAAGTGGTGGTGAGGATACTGTCAACAAGAAGCAAGCTCCACCTTAAGTCGGTCTTCAAACACTACAAGGACATCTCTGGCAAGACCCTTGATGAG GATGTTGTCGCTCCATCAAGCTTAAAACACACCGTGCAATGCCTATCTACTCCTCATACTTACTTCATCAAG GTGTTGGATGCGGCAATGAATTCAGGCGCAGACGAGAACACGAAAGAGGGGTTAACCAGAGTCATAGTAACCAGAGCAGATGTTGACATGAGAGTTATAACAGAAGAATATCACAAGCAAAACGGAGTTGCTCTGAACCAAAAGATTGAGCAAATTGCAAAAGGAAGCTTCAAGGATTTCTTGCTAACTCTGCTTGCAAGAGGAGGCCCAATCCAATTGAAGAAGTGA
- the LOC131334748 gene encoding annexin D3-like isoform X1, translating into MASLRVPDDVPLPSEDCNTLHKAFKGWGTDEKAIIRVLGCRNSFQRGKIREAYQQIYNESLIDQLHSELSGDFRKAVILWTYDPPERDARLANKALKSRKKGITQLQVIVEIACATSPHHLVAVRQAYRSLFDCSLEEDITFHVPLPVRKVLVGLVSSYRYDKEVVDSIVAILEADKMREAIETKHLDLDDFLWILSTRNVFQLKATFQYYQQKYGNSIYQDIKSCGKGLLVSVLRVVIWCIDAPEKHFAEVIRASVVGLGTDEVSLTRAIVSRAEIDMMKIRGEYFNVNKTSMDNAVKEDTSGDYRNFLMALLGAKI; encoded by the exons ATGGCCTCCCTCAGAGTACCAGATGATGTTCCTCTTCCATCCGAAGACTGTAACACTCTCCACAAGGCCTTCAAag GTTGGGGAACGGACGAGAAGGCAATTATAAGGGTTTTGGGGTGTAGAAATTCATTCCAAAGGGGGAAAATCAGAGAAGCTTATCAGCAGATTTACAATGAATCACTCATAGATCAACTCCACTCTGAACTCTCTGGTGATTTCAGG AAAGCTGTAATCTTATGGACATATGACCCTCCTGAGAGGGACGCAAGGTTGGCGAATAAGGCTTTGAAATCAAGGAAGAAAGGCATCACTCAACTTCAAGTAATAGTTGAAATAGCATGTGCAACATCCCCTCACCATCTGGTGGCTGTAAGGCAGGCATACCGTTCTCTCTTCGATTGCTCACTTGAAGAAGACATCACATTCCATGTCCCCCTACCTGTTAGAAAG GTTCTAGTGGGTTTGGTGAGTTCTTACAGATATGACAAAGAAGTGGTGGATTCAATCGTAGCAATTCTAGAAGCGGATAAAATGCGCGAGGCCATTGAAACTAAGCATCTAGACCTGGATGATTTTTTGTGGATACTTAGTACTAGGAATGTTTTTCAGCTCAAAGCAACTTTTCAGTACTACCAGCAGAAGTATGGAAATTCCATATACCAG GACATCAAGAGTTGTGGAAAGGGCCTTTTAGTATCGGTATTGAGGGTCGTAATTTGGTGCATAGACGCCCCAGAAAAACACTTTGCCGAG GTCATTAGAGCTTCTGTTGTTGGCCTCGGAACAGATGAAGTTTCGTTAACACGAGCTATCGTAAGCCGAGCTGAAATCGACATGATGAAAATCAGAGGGGAGTATTTTAACGTGAACAAAACTAGCATGGACAATGCAGTGAAAGAAGACACTTCAGGAGACTATAGGAACTTCTTGATGGCCTTGCTTGGAGCAAAAATCTGA
- the LOC131334748 gene encoding annexin D3-like isoform X4 yields the protein MASLRVPDDVPLPSEDCNTLHKAFKGWGTDEKAIIRVLGCRNSFQRGKIREAYQQIYNESLIDQLHSELSGDFRKAVILWTYDPPERDARLANKALKSRKKGITQLQVIVEIACATSPHHLVAVRQAYRSLFDCSLEEDITFHVPLPVRKDIKSCGKGLLVSVLRVVIWCIDAPEKHFAEVIRASVVGLGTDEVSLTRAIVSRAEIDMMKIRGEYFNVNKTSMDNAVKEDTSGDYRNFLMALLGAKI from the exons ATGGCCTCCCTCAGAGTACCAGATGATGTTCCTCTTCCATCCGAAGACTGTAACACTCTCCACAAGGCCTTCAAag GTTGGGGAACGGACGAGAAGGCAATTATAAGGGTTTTGGGGTGTAGAAATTCATTCCAAAGGGGGAAAATCAGAGAAGCTTATCAGCAGATTTACAATGAATCACTCATAGATCAACTCCACTCTGAACTCTCTGGTGATTTCAGG AAAGCTGTAATCTTATGGACATATGACCCTCCTGAGAGGGACGCAAGGTTGGCGAATAAGGCTTTGAAATCAAGGAAGAAAGGCATCACTCAACTTCAAGTAATAGTTGAAATAGCATGTGCAACATCCCCTCACCATCTGGTGGCTGTAAGGCAGGCATACCGTTCTCTCTTCGATTGCTCACTTGAAGAAGACATCACATTCCATGTCCCCCTACCTGTTAGAAAG GACATCAAGAGTTGTGGAAAGGGCCTTTTAGTATCGGTATTGAGGGTCGTAATTTGGTGCATAGACGCCCCAGAAAAACACTTTGCCGAG GTCATTAGAGCTTCTGTTGTTGGCCTCGGAACAGATGAAGTTTCGTTAACACGAGCTATCGTAAGCCGAGCTGAAATCGACATGATGAAAATCAGAGGGGAGTATTTTAACGTGAACAAAACTAGCATGGACAATGCAGTGAAAGAAGACACTTCAGGAGACTATAGGAACTTCTTGATGGCCTTGCTTGGAGCAAAAATCTGA
- the LOC131334748 gene encoding annexin D3-like isoform X2, with the protein MASLRVPDDVPLPSEDCNTLHKAFKGWGTDEKAIIRVLGCRNSFQRGKIREAYQQIYNESLIDQLHSELSGDFRKAVILWTYDPPERDARLANKALKSRKKGITQLQVIVEIACATSPHHLVAVRQAYRSLFDCSLEEDITFHVPLPVRKVLVGLVSSYRYDKEVVDSIVAILEADKMREAIETKHLDLDDFLWILSTRNVFQLKATFQYYQQKYGNSIYQDIKSCGKGLLVSVLRVVIWCIDAPEKHFAEENSKLLTLHKEKILHFSRLKFLGRYISWPK; encoded by the exons ATGGCCTCCCTCAGAGTACCAGATGATGTTCCTCTTCCATCCGAAGACTGTAACACTCTCCACAAGGCCTTCAAag GTTGGGGAACGGACGAGAAGGCAATTATAAGGGTTTTGGGGTGTAGAAATTCATTCCAAAGGGGGAAAATCAGAGAAGCTTATCAGCAGATTTACAATGAATCACTCATAGATCAACTCCACTCTGAACTCTCTGGTGATTTCAGG AAAGCTGTAATCTTATGGACATATGACCCTCCTGAGAGGGACGCAAGGTTGGCGAATAAGGCTTTGAAATCAAGGAAGAAAGGCATCACTCAACTTCAAGTAATAGTTGAAATAGCATGTGCAACATCCCCTCACCATCTGGTGGCTGTAAGGCAGGCATACCGTTCTCTCTTCGATTGCTCACTTGAAGAAGACATCACATTCCATGTCCCCCTACCTGTTAGAAAG GTTCTAGTGGGTTTGGTGAGTTCTTACAGATATGACAAAGAAGTGGTGGATTCAATCGTAGCAATTCTAGAAGCGGATAAAATGCGCGAGGCCATTGAAACTAAGCATCTAGACCTGGATGATTTTTTGTGGATACTTAGTACTAGGAATGTTTTTCAGCTCAAAGCAACTTTTCAGTACTACCAGCAGAAGTATGGAAATTCCATATACCAG GACATCAAGAGTTGTGGAAAGGGCCTTTTAGTATCGGTATTGAGGGTCGTAATTTGGTGCATAGACGCCCCAGAAAAACACTTTGCCGAG GAGAACTCGAAACTGCTCACCTTGCATAAGGAGAAAATATTGCACTTTTCCAGGTTGAAGTTTCTTGGTCGATACATTTCGTGGCCAAAATAG
- the LOC131334748 gene encoding annexin D3-like isoform X3, translating into MMFLFHPKTVTLSTRPSKKAVILWTYDPPERDARLANKALKSRKKGITQLQVIVEIACATSPHHLVAVRQAYRSLFDCSLEEDITFHVPLPVRKVLVGLVSSYRYDKEVVDSIVAILEADKMREAIETKHLDLDDFLWILSTRNVFQLKATFQYYQQKYGNSIYQDIKSCGKGLLVSVLRVVIWCIDAPEKHFAEVIRASVVGLGTDEVSLTRAIVSRAEIDMMKIRGEYFNVNKTSMDNAVKEDTSGDYRNFLMALLGAKI; encoded by the exons ATGATGTTCCTCTTCCATCCGAAGACTGTAACACTCTCCACAAGGCCTTCAAag AAAGCTGTAATCTTATGGACATATGACCCTCCTGAGAGGGACGCAAGGTTGGCGAATAAGGCTTTGAAATCAAGGAAGAAAGGCATCACTCAACTTCAAGTAATAGTTGAAATAGCATGTGCAACATCCCCTCACCATCTGGTGGCTGTAAGGCAGGCATACCGTTCTCTCTTCGATTGCTCACTTGAAGAAGACATCACATTCCATGTCCCCCTACCTGTTAGAAAG GTTCTAGTGGGTTTGGTGAGTTCTTACAGATATGACAAAGAAGTGGTGGATTCAATCGTAGCAATTCTAGAAGCGGATAAAATGCGCGAGGCCATTGAAACTAAGCATCTAGACCTGGATGATTTTTTGTGGATACTTAGTACTAGGAATGTTTTTCAGCTCAAAGCAACTTTTCAGTACTACCAGCAGAAGTATGGAAATTCCATATACCAG GACATCAAGAGTTGTGGAAAGGGCCTTTTAGTATCGGTATTGAGGGTCGTAATTTGGTGCATAGACGCCCCAGAAAAACACTTTGCCGAG GTCATTAGAGCTTCTGTTGTTGGCCTCGGAACAGATGAAGTTTCGTTAACACGAGCTATCGTAAGCCGAGCTGAAATCGACATGATGAAAATCAGAGGGGAGTATTTTAACGTGAACAAAACTAGCATGGACAATGCAGTGAAAGAAGACACTTCAGGAGACTATAGGAACTTCTTGATGGCCTTGCTTGGAGCAAAAATCTGA